The Prosthecomicrobium sp. N25 genome contains a region encoding:
- the mce gene encoding methylmalonyl-CoA epimerase, translating into MIGRLNHVAIAVKNIEAASAVYRGSLGAKVTAPTPQPEHGVTVVFIELPNTKIELLEPLGADSPIAKFLDKNPDGGIHHVCYEVDDILAARDRLKAEGARVLGSGEPRIGAHGKPVLFLHPKDFCGTLVELEQA; encoded by the coding sequence ATGATCGGACGCCTCAACCACGTCGCCATCGCGGTGAAGAACATCGAGGCCGCCTCGGCGGTCTACCGGGGGTCGCTCGGCGCGAAGGTGACCGCGCCGACGCCGCAGCCGGAGCATGGCGTGACGGTGGTCTTCATCGAGCTGCCCAACACCAAGATCGAGCTCCTGGAGCCGCTCGGGGCCGACTCGCCCATCGCCAAGTTCCTCGACAAGAACCCGGACGGCGGCATCCACCACGTCTGCTACGAGGTCGACGACATCCTGGCGGCCCGCGACCGCCTGAAGGCGGAAGGCGCGCGGGTGCTCGGCTCGGGCGAACCCAGGATCGGGGCGCACGGCAAGCCCGTCCTGTTCCTGCACCCCAAGGACTTCTGCGGCACGCTGGTGGAACTGGAGCAGGCCTGA
- a CDS encoding DUF1467 family protein → MAFGTGLAVYFVIWWLTLFAVLPFGVTSQHETGEITPGSEPGAPAVPRLLVKLFWTTVVSGVIFAGFVAVRQSGLTLEDIPLPGYPGRS, encoded by the coding sequence ATGGCATTCGGAACAGGGCTCGCGGTCTATTTCGTGATCTGGTGGCTCACCCTCTTCGCGGTGCTTCCCTTCGGGGTCACCTCGCAGCACGAAACCGGGGAGATCACCCCGGGCAGCGAGCCGGGCGCGCCGGCCGTGCCGAGGCTGCTCGTGAAACTCTTTTGGACCACCGTCGTCTCGGGGGTGATCTTCGCGGGCTTCGTGGCCGTAAGACAATCGGGCCTGACGCTCGAGGACATTCCGCTGCCGGGCTATCCGGGGCGAAGCTGA